Sequence from the Luteolibacter flavescens genome:
ATTTCAAAGCCGGTCGAAAAGTCAGCCTTGAGTCCGCCCTTCACGGGATTGGTGAGGAGACTGTATGACGAGCTGGTGAAGTGGGCGCGTGCCTTGCCCAGATCAGCGCGGTCCACGCCATAGCCGGGATCGAGCGAAGCCTGAAGGAAGTCCACTATGGTCGCGGGGCGACGATCCCAGTTGTCTTCAGGGTGCTTGATGTAGGAGGTGAGAGACAGATTCGGGCGCGCAGGAGCGTGAAGCTGCTCCGCCAGCTCCTGACGGTTCTTGTTGTCGGCACCGATGTTGATTTTGGCGCGGGTGTTTTCCTGGCTGACGGCCCAGGCGAAGCTTCCGGGGGTCTTTTCGTTGTCCACCGGGACCTTCTCTCCGAAGAGCTCGAAGCCGCTGCTGTCCTGCGTGAAGAGCTTGGCAACGTCGCCGGCAGGCGCGGTGGCATGCCAGAGGAGTTCCCGGGTCTTTTGTGGATCGGCCTGCGAGACGAGCCATGAGCGGAAGCCGGTCTGCTGCTTCGGCGTCACATAGTCGACCCTCGGGGTGGACGAAGCCGTGGTTTTCGTCACCAACTCGGGGGACCATCCATTCCACACGCCGACGGCAGCTGGATTTGCGCTGCTAGCCAGGATGGAGGCATCGGCCGTCGAGCGACGGTCGTCGCCGAGGTCCTTTTGGAGCTGGGACAGCGCCATCATGAGACCGAGGCGGGCATTGGCGCGGGCTGCGGCACGGGCGTCACCGATGCTGCTTTTTCGCAGCTCGATGGACGTCAGGCTCAGGAGGCCCACCGCCAAGATGGTGACCAGAACCATCAGCGAAAGTGTGATCACTAGGGCGAATCCCGAGTCTCGCTTGGGATGGGCCTTTTTTCTGAAGGAAGTGAGCAATTGGAGTTTTTGGTGCACGACGTGTTTACGTCGTAACTTCCGCTCGGGTTTAGTTCCGTTTAAATCCCACGCAAAAAAGCCGGGCTTCGAGGGTTTTGTGGGTCTTGTATGCACAATGACAAACATTGATGCGAGGGTTTGCGGTGTCAAGCAGCAGTCTCACCGTGGACTTGGGACTTACCCGTCCTGATAAAAGGATGAGCAAAGTGCATGCTGACGTAGCAATGAATGCGCTTTGGCGTGGGAGAAACCGCCAAAAAATTCCCGAAAAAATCGGGCCGCCCTCGCCCCGCCCGCCCGTTGCGGGGTCGAGCGGGGCGCAGGCCACCCTGGAGGGAGGTCCTGATTACGAAGGTCCTCCGGAAATTCTGTCCGAAATTTCCTTCCCACCTTCAGCGGTGGCTTCAGCCAAGTTCGCTCATTGTTCCGGACTCACTCTTTGGAGTCATCGAAACAGGTCCCGGGGGCTCACCATGAGTCGCGGCCATGCTGCCGGAGGTCGTATTTTGCTGACCTTACAGCCCACCGAAGCGGCGGTGGCGACGGGAATACTCCTCAACGGCCTCGTTCAGATCGGCCTGATGGAAGTCGGGCCAGAATTTCTTGAAGATCACAATTTCCGCGTAGCTGATCTGCCAGAGGAGGAAATTTGACACGCGCAGCTCGCCCGAGGTGCGAATGAGCAGGTCGGGATCAGGGATCTCGGCCGTGTAGAGCCGGGAGGCGAAGGTGGCATTGTCGATCTTCGCGGGATCGATCTTCCCCGCCACCGCGTCGGCGGCGAGGGAGCGGGCGGCTTCCACGATCTCCTCGCGGGCTCCGTAGGAAAGCGCGAGGATGAGGGTGAGAGAGGTGTTGCCTGACGTGCGCTCGATCGCCTTGTCGAGCTTGCGGCGGGTCCTCACCGGCAGGCGTTCGAGGTGGCCGATGGCCTGCAGCCGCACGTTCTGCTCCATCAGCTCGCCGGCTTTTTCTTCCAGGAAGCGCTCGAGCAGGGCCATCAGGGCGGTGATCTCCGCGGCGGGACGGTTCCAGTTCTCGGAGGAGAAGGCGTAGAGCGTGAGGAACTCGACGCCGAGTTGCTTGCAGCCCTCCACGCACTCGCGCACGGACTCGGCTCCGGCGCGGTGACCGGAGATGCGGGGTTTGCCGCGTTCTTTCGCCCACCGGCCATTGCCATCCATGATGATGGCGATGTGGCGGGGGATGGAGGACGACTCGCTCATGTCGCGGCCAAAGGAGGGGAGGGGGGACGCGGATTTCATGAAGCCGGGGTGAATTTTCAGACGACCAGCGTCTGAGCACGGTCCGGGCCGACGCCGACGAATTTCACGGGCGTGCCGCACAGCTCGCTGAGGCGCTTGAGGTAGGCCTTCGCATTCGCCGGCAGATCGAGGAAATTGGTGCACGCGGTGGTGTCCTGCATCCAGCCGGGCAGTTCCTCGTACACCGGCACGGCGCGGTCCCATGCGTGGCGGTCCGCCGGCGGGAGCTCGTGGATGGTGCCGTCGATGTCGTAGCCGGTGCAGATGCGGAGCGTCTCGTAGTTGTCGAGGCCGTCCACATTCGTGACCGCGAGGCCGGTGGTGCCATTGACCATGCAGCCGTGGCGGAGCAGGACGGCATCGAGCCAGCCGCAACCGCGCGGGCGGCCGGAGACCACGCCGAATTCCCGGCCGAGGCCGTGGAGATACTCGGACAGGCCCTCGTCCACGGTAGGGAAGGGGCCGGAGCCGACGCGGGTGGTGTAGGCCTTGCACACGCCGATGACCTGCTGGATCGCATTTGGCGGCAGGCCGCTGCCGGTGCAGGAACCACCGGCGGTCGTATTCGACGAGGTGACGAAGGGATAGGTGCCGAAGTCGATGTCGAGCAGCGACCCCTGCGCGCCTTCGAAGAGGATCGTCTTCCCGGCCTTCCACGCGGAGTGGAGCACCGGGATGGTATTCGTGACGTGGGGCTTCAGGCGGGCGAAGGCGGCGAGCACCTGGTCTGCCTGGGCAACGGCGTCGAAGGTCTCGAGACCCTCGAATTTCGACAGCAGCTCATTCGCGTCGGCGGTGCGGTGGCCCACCATCTCGCGGAAGTATTCCTCATTGAGTAGGTCGGCGATGCGCAGGCCGCAGCGGTTCACCTTGTCGGCGTAGGTCGGGCCGATGCCGCGCTTGGTGGTGCCGATCTTGCGGTCGCCGAGCGCTGCCTCGCGGGCCGCGTCGAGTTCCTTGTGCAGCGGCAGCACGACGTGGGCACGGTCGGAAATGAGCAGCTTGTCCGGCGTGATGGAGACGCCCTGCGCTTCCAGTCGCTCGATTTCCGCGACAAGGCCGACCGGATCGACCACGACGCCATTGCCGATGATGTTGAACTTTCCATCCCACAGGATGCCGGAGGGCAGCAGGTTCAGGATATACTTCGTGCCCTTGGCGATGACCGTGTGGCCGGCGTTGTTCCCGCCCTGGCCGCGCACGACGACGTCGGCGGTTTCGGTGAGGTAATCGACGATCTTGCCTTTGCCTTCGTCTCCCCACTGGAGACCGGTGACGATGGTATTCATGCTAGGGCGGCTGGAGTTTAAGCGGAAGGGATGTGATGAATCGAACCCGGGACGGCAAGTCCGAGCACGGTCAGGATGGATGGGGCGAGAGGCGCGATGTCCTCAATGCGATTGCTTGCTGCTGAAAGAATCAAGGTCGCGAAGGGCAATCGCGGCAGATTTTGCTGAAAACTGAGATTGGAATCGACTGTGATGAAAGCCCTGCAGCGACCGGAAAGCGCCTGCAGCAGCTTGCCATTCTTCGCTCCGGCGAGTCCGAGTTGTGGCACGGTGAAGACCTGATGACCGGGGGGCAGCCTCACCAGCCTTTTGGGAAGGCATTCGTCGATCACCACGGCGTCCTCCATCAGGCGGCGGCTTCGACGCTGAGTTCGGCTGCCTTGAGGACGGCCAGGGCTTGGGCTTCCGTCACGGTCGGGAAGTCTTCGAGAAACTCGTCAAGACGGTCCCCCCCCATCAGATGATCGAACAAGGTTTTCACAGGCACACGGGTCCCGGCGAACACAGGAGTGCCGCCAAGGATTTCCGGGTCACGGGAAACTTCTTTCACGAGTGCAATCTAATGGGGTGCCGGCCGTCTCGCGAGCGGCAAGTTACTTCGTCGAGTCGATCAGCGACGCAAATTCCTCGAAGAAGTAGCTCGCGTCGTGCGGGCCGGGAGCGGCTTCCGGGTGATACTGGACGGAGAACACCGGCATGTCCTTGTGGCGGATGCCTTCGACGGTGTCGTCGTTCAGGTTGATGTGGGTCACCTCCGTATTCGACGGCAGCGAGTCGGGATCGACGGCGAAGCCGTGGTTCTGCGAGGTGATCGAGATCCGGCCGGTGCGCAGGTCCTTCACGGGCTGGTTTCCGCCGCGGTGGCCGAATTTCAGCTTGTAGGTCTTGCCGCCGAAGACGTGGCCGAGGATCTGGTTGCCGAGGCAGATACCGAAGACGGGCTTCTTGCCGATGAGCTTCTTGATCTCCTCGTGGATGTAGCCAAGCGCGGCCGGGTCGCCCGGGCCGTTCGAGAGGAAAATGCCGTCCGGGTTCCTGGCGAGGACCGCCTCGGCGGAGGTGCGGGAATTCACCACGTCCACCTCAAAGCCGGCCTGGCGCAGGCGGCGGAGGATGTTCCACTTGATGCCGAAGTCGAAGGCGACAATGCGGTGCTTGATCGGCGGCAGTTCGAAGTAGGTATCGAGGTGGCCGGTTAGCGCATTCGGCAGGGTGAAGCGGCGGGACTCGGAATCCCAAAGGTAATCATTAGGAGTGGAGACTTCCTGCACGTAGTCCATGCCTTCCATGGAAGGGGACTGCTGGGCGGTGGCGATCGCTTGCTCGGTGGTGAGCTCGGTTGTGAGGCAGGCGCGCATGGCACCGCGCGAGCGCAGGTGCTTCGTCAGCGCTCGGGTGTCCACGTGCTCGATGCCCAGCACGCCATGCTCCGAGAAGTAATCCGGCAGGGTCATCCGCGAGCGCCAGTTCGACGCGACGGGGGAAAGCTCGCCGATCACGAAGCCGCGGACGTGCGGGGCGGAGGACTCGGCGTCTTCCGGATTGATGCCGTAGTTCCCGATCTGCGGGTAGGTCATCGAAACGATCTGGCCGCGGTAGGAGGGATCGGTGATGACCTCCTGATACCCGGTCATCGAGGTATTGAAGCAGATTTCTCCGGTCGTGGTTCCGGAGGCACCGAAGGCACGGCCTTCGAAAAGGCGGCCGTCTTCCAGGGCGAGAATGGCTTTCATGGGCGCGATGCTGCCGCGAAAGGGAAGGAAGGGCTGCCCGCGCGGCGGGCGGAACGTAGGTGAGGGCCGCCCCACGTCACAAGCGGAATTCGGAACCGTCTGCGTTCACGGCGTCAAATGGAGGAAATCCACCCCCGGAAATTTCGAGAAATCCGCATCGAAGCTGACCAACCGGCATTCATTTTCCACCGCGAGCGCGGCGAGCCAGGCGTCGGTCCAGAGCTTGGGGCGGAAAAAGGAGGCCTTTGACCAGTCATCAAGTCTTCCAAAAAGCCCTTCCTCATCCTGAATGAACAGGACGTCGGGCAAGCTCAGGAGTTCTTGGCATTTTCGGGCTGCAACCTCCGGGGAGAAAGGATCACCAAACATTACCGGCCCCGTGGTGAGCAGCCGAGGAAGCCCTATCAAGGTGACCCCGCAGAACGCCACAAGATCCTGTCGCTGGTCATTCCAGTAGTCGAGCGCCCGTTCGTGGTGGGTGTGACCCGAAAATGAAAGAGCAAGCCAGACATTCAGATCAGGAAGATCGACTGCCGGGGTCATGATTTTGTCTTGATGCCCCATCTCTCCATATCCTCTTCAAGGAAGATCTCGTCGATTTCGGCATTGGTGAGCGACGGGATGGTAACGCCTCTGGATTTTAGTGGCGGAGGCAGCGGGCTTCGCACGGGCTTACTCTTGGCCATATCGGTCCCATAGAGCCCTTTTTCCACGAAGCCGGTCAGCAGTTGCTTGAGCGTCACACCTTCCGCTGCTGCCTTGACCTTCAGGTCGCGGAAAACGGGATCAGGTAGATCGAGCGTCGTCCTCATGTCCGCATCTTCGCATCTTGATGCGAAAGCGTCAATCCGCCACCTCCACCTGTCGGCGGAGCTTGTGGGCGCGGGAGAGATTCCGCTGGTAGATTTCCTCCAGCCGCTTGGTGAATTCGTGTGCGGTTTCGCCCTCCTCAGGCACGACCGGGTCGCCGAGCTCAATGCTTATGCGGATGGGGAACTCGGGCTTTTTCCAGAGCGGCCAGCCCTTTTCGAGGAAGCGGGTATTGCTGCGGATGAAGACGGGGCGCACCGGCACTCCGGCCCGGCGGGCGATGAGCGCGCAGCCGCCGCGCAGGGGATTGATCCACCGGGCTTCGCGCCGGGTGCGCGTGCCTTCCGGGAAAAGCAGGAGCTGGCCGCCTTTTTGCAGGGCGTCGGCGGCATCCTTCACCATTCGGGAGGACGAGCCATTCGGGATATAACCCGCGAGCCGGGCACCGCCGCCAAGGAATGGATTCTTGAGAATCGCTTCCTTCATGATGCAGATCGGTTGCGGTAGCTTGGAGATGACGAAAACCGCATCCCAGAGCGAAGTGTGGTTCGGCGCGATGATTACTGCCCGCGGATCATCCTTCAGGGCATCCAGCGAACTCAGGTCCGCCTGAACGAGATCGGTCGCACGGAGGTAGCCGACGAAGACCCGGAAGGCCCGGTGAAGCATCCCGCGGCCCAGTCGCTTCGCCACAAGGCAAGGCAGAACGAGGATCAGCGGGATGGAGACGAGTGTGAATAACAGCCCGAAGATACCCCAGTAGGCAAAGGCCCCCAGCGTGGCCGCGGCCTCCCACGGGAGACGCCACCAGCGGCGCGTCTGCGCGGCAGTGGAGGCGGACCTGGGGAGGGTTTGGCTTTCCAGTGAGGGCATGGAATAACAGCGCGGGAACTATAGCCTGTTTGAATCAGCGCGGTCCATGGAAAATTGCGTTGCGACTTGCCACGTCGGGCGCACGAGGGATGGATCGTCCGCGATGCACGATCCTCTCGCCGCGCTGCCCCATGGTCCGGAATTCCGCTTTGTCGATGCCCTCGAATCGCTCGACCCGGGCAGGTTCGCGACGGCCCGCTATCTGGTCCGGGGTGACGAGGGATTTCTGGCGGGACACTTTCCGGGAAATCCGCTGATGCCGGGCGTCATCCTGATCGAAGCGATCGCACAGCTCGGCGGGGTGGTGGCCCAGAGCGATCCGGCGATCCCGCCGCTGGAAAACCTGCTCCTGACCGGTGTCCGCGGCGCGAAAATCCTCGGCGCTGCGAAGCCCGGCGAAACGCTGACGCTGAGGGCGGAGGTGGAAGGCCGCCTCGGCGGCATGATCCAGATCTCCGGCGAGGTGAGCGTGGGGGATCGCCCGCTCGCCTCGGCGAAGGTGATGCTCAGCGGTCAGGAGAGCGTCTCCTGAGGGCTCAGTCCCATTTGCGGACCACGAGAGTCTCCAGCATCTTGTCGAGCGTTTCCAGGCCCGGGTTGATCTCTGCGGCGTGCTGCTCCAGCCATGCCGCTGCGTCCTTTTCATAGGCTTCGAAGTTCTGGCCGAGTTC
This genomic interval carries:
- a CDS encoding adenylosuccinate synthase encodes the protein MNTIVTGLQWGDEGKGKIVDYLTETADVVVRGQGGNNAGHTVIAKGTKYILNLLPSGILWDGKFNIIGNGVVVDPVGLVAEIERLEAQGVSITPDKLLISDRAHVVLPLHKELDAAREAALGDRKIGTTKRGIGPTYADKVNRCGLRIADLLNEEYFREMVGHRTADANELLSKFEGLETFDAVAQADQVLAAFARLKPHVTNTIPVLHSAWKAGKTILFEGAQGSLLDIDFGTYPFVTSSNTTAGGSCTGSGLPPNAIQQVIGVCKAYTTRVGSGPFPTVDEGLSEYLHGLGREFGVVSGRPRGCGWLDAVLLRHGCMVNGTTGLAVTNVDGLDNYETLRICTGYDIDGTIHELPPADRHAWDRAVPVYEELPGWMQDTTACTNFLDLPANAKAYLKRLSELCGTPVKFVGVGPDRAQTLVV
- a CDS encoding isoprenyl transferase codes for the protein MKSASPLPSFGRDMSESSSIPRHIAIIMDGNGRWAKERGKPRISGHRAGAESVRECVEGCKQLGVEFLTLYAFSSENWNRPAAEITALMALLERFLEEKAGELMEQNVRLQAIGHLERLPVRTRRKLDKAIERTSGNTSLTLILALSYGAREEIVEAARSLAADAVAGKIDPAKIDNATFASRLYTAEIPDPDLLIRTSGELRVSNFLLWQISYAEIVIFKKFWPDFHQADLNEAVEEYSRRHRRFGGL
- a CDS encoding lysophospholipid acyltransferase family protein — encoded protein: MPSLESQTLPRSASTAAQTRRWWRLPWEAAATLGAFAYWGIFGLLFTLVSIPLILVLPCLVAKRLGRGMLHRAFRVFVGYLRATDLVQADLSSLDALKDDPRAVIIAPNHTSLWDAVFVISKLPQPICIMKEAILKNPFLGGGARLAGYIPNGSSSRMVKDAADALQKGGQLLLFPEGTRTRREARWINPLRGGCALIARRAGVPVRPVFIRSNTRFLEKGWPLWKKPEFPIRISIELGDPVVPEEGETAHEFTKRLEEIYQRNLSRAHKLRRQVEVAD
- a CDS encoding 3-hydroxyacyl-ACP dehydratase FabZ family protein, translated to MHDPLAALPHGPEFRFVDALESLDPGRFATARYLVRGDEGFLAGHFPGNPLMPGVILIEAIAQLGGVVAQSDPAIPPLENLLLTGVRGAKILGAAKPGETLTLRAEVEGRLGGMIQISGEVSVGDRPLASAKVMLSGQESVS
- a CDS encoding DUF433 domain-containing protein encodes the protein MALVKEVSRDPEILGGTPVFAGTRVPVKTLFDHLMGGDRLDEFLEDFPTVTEAQALAVLKAAELSVEAAA
- the carA gene encoding glutamine-hydrolyzing carbamoyl-phosphate synthase small subunit produces the protein MKAILALEDGRLFEGRAFGASGTTTGEICFNTSMTGYQEVITDPSYRGQIVSMTYPQIGNYGINPEDAESSAPHVRGFVIGELSPVASNWRSRMTLPDYFSEHGVLGIEHVDTRALTKHLRSRGAMRACLTTELTTEQAIATAQQSPSMEGMDYVQEVSTPNDYLWDSESRRFTLPNALTGHLDTYFELPPIKHRIVAFDFGIKWNILRRLRQAGFEVDVVNSRTSAEAVLARNPDGIFLSNGPGDPAALGYIHEEIKKLIGKKPVFGICLGNQILGHVFGGKTYKLKFGHRGGNQPVKDLRTGRISITSQNHGFAVDPDSLPSNTEVTHINLNDDTVEGIRHKDMPVFSVQYHPEAAPGPHDASYFFEEFASLIDSTK
- a CDS encoding TA system VapC family ribonuclease toxin gives rise to the protein MTPAVDLPDLNVWLALSFSGHTHHERALDYWNDQRQDLVAFCGVTLIGLPRLLTTGPVMFGDPFSPEVAARKCQELLSLPDVLFIQDEEGLFGRLDDWSKASFFRPKLWTDAWLAALAVENECRLVSFDADFSKFPGVDFLHLTP